From Rhodamnia argentea isolate NSW1041297 chromosome 10, ASM2092103v1, whole genome shotgun sequence, a single genomic window includes:
- the LOC115747617 gene encoding protein RRP6-like 3 isoform X4: MESNRKLKMAIAFASVAALSVFFSLHYRRRRKQRSRRCACYLRADSKPQDSFRRVLADNSYSPFKHLKLEDGDSSYSHPYEAEITALLDCPQLEFTFYPDEKIPTTRDTYTWVETEQQLNELADILIKERVFAVDTEQHSLRSFLGFTALMQISTQDEDYLIDTIKLHDAMGILRPVFSETSICKVFHGADNDVLWLQRDFHIYVVNLFDTAKACDILSKPQRSLAYLLETYCGITTNKLLQREDWRQRPLPQDMVQYARTDACYLLYVARCLVGELKQKENESCFDDELHFVLEACRRSNMICFQRYMKDIEAAPGESAASSIISRHLNGQGGESDDFKAQFQDMVRRLCSWRELMARVHDESLRFVLSDQAIVALASKVPTTTTDIFDTIRQADFNTDSLSSSMPSPSPVVYSHMDGFCDLLQERIDNCNEISLVVLQKCLGQDGTCPLSVFNYSVLVNFTMRSTNKVVSRQNGTKSLKQVSRKASRELFVKKFSCKSPVYHNCRIYANDGRLLCYCDRRKLEWYLHRGLAKLVEDDPPAVMLLFEPKGRPEDEDNEFYIQRKKNICVGCGEVLLCVDCHEVAHAAAEKYKGKIAEEFGIPLFVRNIVDLRDDHVASEPCAMGINFEQAGISPLELRTAAMALIRHGQRMPQKRREELTQIVMRFYGGRDISNADLERALLVGMSSHERRRLEKKRGLSLKHSNGGIIPDKRQIGSTKKMMISSTVNRSKVETVDVSFSEEEQQYVNEEITDQVETEPINPGMEPEAPAHDNNNENTICYTSQNGNLQNEGLDLGDSRNDETQPTHNPKLSLLGHGPHGKQVVDHILKEYGEDGIGVFCQRWRQVFVEAINPRFLPAGWDIKHSGRRDFGEFSVYNPIKKALAEAAKS, from the exons ATGGAAAGCAATCGGAAATTGAAAATGGCGATTGCCTTCGCTTCCGTTGCGGCGCTCTCGGTGTTCTTCTCCCTGCATTACCGAAGACGGAGGAAGCAGAGGAGCCGTCGCTGCGCATGTTACTTGCGAGCCGACTCGAAGCCACAGGACAGCTTCAGGCGAGTCTTGGCGGATAATTCCTACTCTCCTTTCAAGCATCTGAAGCTTGAAGACG GGGATTCTTCATACTCACATCCATATGAGGCGGAGATTACGGCTCTGTTGGATTGTCCTCAGCTAGAATTCACATTTTATCCTGATGAGAAGATTCCGACGACTCGTGATACCTATACTTGGGTGGAAACTGAGCAACAATTGAATGAACTTGCTGATATATTGATTAAGGAGAGAGTTTTTGCCGTAGATACGGAACAGCACAGTTTAcgttcatttttaggttttacCGCCCTTATGCAG ATCTCCACACAAGACGAGGACTATTTGATTGACACAATAAAGCTGCATGATGCTATGGGAATTCTTCGTCCAGTTTTCAGTGAGACTAGTATTTGCAAG GTGTTTCATGGAGCTGATAATGACGTTCTCTGGCTGCAAAGGGACTTCCATATTTACGTTGTCAACCTATTCGATACTGCAAAG GCCTGCGACATTCTGTCAAAGCCACAGAGATCACTGGCATACTTACTTGAAACTTATTGTGGTATAACCACCAATAAATTGCTGCAG CGTGAAGACTGGAGACAACGTCCATTGCCACAAGATATGGTGCAATACGCCAGGACAGATGCATGCTATCTGCTATACGTTGCCCGCTGTTTGGTTGGAGAgctaaaacaaaaggagaatg AATCTTGTTTCGATGATGAATTGCATTTTGTCCTGGAGGCATGTCGACGTTCGAATATGATTTGCTTCCAACGATACATGAAAGATATTGAAGCTGCACCAGGAGAATCCGCCGCGTCATCAATAATTTCCCGACATTTAAATGGTCAAGGAGGCGAATCAGATGACTTCAAAGCCCAG TTTCAGGATATGGTGAGAAGACTGTGCTCTTGGAGGGAGTTAATG GCCCGTGTGCATGATGAAAGCTTAAGATTTGTATTGTCAGATCAAGCTATTGTTGCTCTTGCAAGCAAAGTTCCAACTACCACAACAGATATATTTGACACCATAAGGCAGGCTGATTTTAATACGGATTCCCTGAGTTCTTCCATGCCATCGCCATCTCCTGTTGTTTACAGTCACATGGATGGTTTCTGCGATCTATTACAGGAGAGGATAGACAACTGCAATGAAATCTCTCTGGTAGTTCTTCAAAAGTGCCTTGGTCAAGACGGAACTTGTCCATTATCTGTCTTTAATTATTCTGTTCTGGTTAATTTTACTATGAGATCAACTAACAAGGTAGTCTCCAGACAAAATGGTACTAAAAGCTTGAAACAAGTTTCTCGAAAGGCTTCTCGAGAGCTATTTGTGAAAAAGTTCTCTTGCAAATCTCCAGTGTACCATAATTGTAGGATCTACGCAAATGATGGACGCTTGCTTTGTTACTGCGATCGTAGAAAGCTTGAATG GTATCTTCACCGTGGCCTTGCGAAACTTGTTGAAGATGATCCTCCTGCTGTTATGCTGCTTTTTGAGCCTAAAGGCCGTCCAGAAGATGAAGATAATGAATTTTACATTcagaggaagaaaaatatttgtgttGGCTGCGGAGAAG TCCTGCTTTGCGTGGACTGTCATGAGGTTGCTCATGCTGCGGCTGAGAAGTACAAAGGGAAAATTGCAGAGGAATTTGGCATTCCACTTTTCGTTCGAAATATTGTTGACCTGAGAGATGATCATGTTGCATCAGAACCATGTGCAATGGGAATAAATTTTGAACAAGCTGGTATATCTCCTCTAGAATTACGAACAGCTGCAATGGCTCTAATACGCCATGGACAAAGAATGCCACAGAAGCGCCGTGAAGAATTGACTCAG ATTGTGATGAGGTTTTATGGAGGAAGAGATATATCTAATGCAGATCTGGAAAGAGCCTTGTTAGTTGGAATGAGTTCTCATGAGAGAAGACGGCTTGAAAAGAAGAGAGGGCTGTCTTTAAAACATTCCAATGGTGGCATTATTCCAGATAAAAGGCAGATTGGAAGTActaagaaaatgatgatttcaaGTACAGTTAATCGATCAAAAGTTGAAACAGTTGATGTTTCATTCTCTGAAGAAGAACAGCAGTATGTCAACGAAGAGATCACAGACCAAGTGGAGACAGAGCCAATCAATCCAGGGATGGAACCAGAAGCTCCTGCTCATGATAACAACAATGAAAACACAATTTGCTATACTTCACAGAATGgaaacctgcaaaatgaagGGTTAGACCTTGGTGATTCGAGAAATGATGAAACCCAGCCTACGCACAACCCCAAATTATCGCTATTAGGACATGGACCCCATGGGAAACAAGTTGTTGATCATATACTGAAGGAATATGGGGAGGATGGCATTGGTGTCTTTTGTCAAAGGTGGAGACAAGTATTTGTCGAAGCTATTAACCCTCGTTTCCTTCCTGCTGGATGGGATATAAAGCACAG TGGCCGGAGGGACTTCGGGGAATTTAGCGTGTACAATCCTATCAAGAAGGCATTGGCAGAAGCTGCCAAGAGTTGA
- the LOC115747617 gene encoding protein RRP6-like 3 isoform X3: MESNRKLKMAIAFASVAALSVFFSLHYRRRRKQRSRRCACYLRADSKPQDSFRRVLADNSYSPFKHLKLEDGDSSYSHPYEAEITALLDCPQLEFTFYPDEKIPTTRDTYTWVETEQQLNELADILIKERVFAVDTEQHSLRSFLGFTALMQISTQDEDYLIDTIKLHDAMGILRPVFSETSICKVFHGADNDVLWLQRDFHIYVVNLFDTAKACDILSKPQRSLAYLLETYCGITTNKLLQREDWRQRPLPQDMVQYARTDACYLLYVARCLVGELKQKENESCFDDELHFVLEACRRSNMICFQRYMKDIEAAPGESAASSIISRHLNGQGGESDDFKAQDMVRRLCSWRELMARVHDESLRFVLSDQAIVALASKVPTTTTDIFDTIRQADFNTDSLSSSMPSPSPVVYSHMDGFCDLLQERIDNCNEISLVVLQKCLGQDGTCPLSVFNYSVLVNFTMRSTNKVVSRQNGTKSLKQVSRKASRELFVKKFSCKSPVYHNCRIYANDGRLLCYCDRRKLEWYLHRGLAKLVEDDPPAVMLLFEPKGRPEDEDNEFYIQRKKNICVGCGEGNHYLRYRIIPSCYRMHFPEHLKSHRSHDIVLLCVDCHEVAHAAAEKYKGKIAEEFGIPLFVRNIVDLRDDHVASEPCAMGINFEQAGISPLELRTAAMALIRHGQRMPQKRREELTQIVMRFYGGRDISNADLERALLVGMSSHERRRLEKKRGLSLKHSNGGIIPDKRQIGSTKKMMISSTVNRSKVETVDVSFSEEEQQYVNEEITDQVETEPINPGMEPEAPAHDNNNENTICYTSQNGNLQNEGLDLGDSRNDETQPTHNPKLSLLGHGPHGKQVVDHILKEYGEDGIGVFCQRWRQVFVEAINPRFLPAGWDIKHSGRRDFGEFSVYNPIKKALAEAAKS, encoded by the exons ATGGAAAGCAATCGGAAATTGAAAATGGCGATTGCCTTCGCTTCCGTTGCGGCGCTCTCGGTGTTCTTCTCCCTGCATTACCGAAGACGGAGGAAGCAGAGGAGCCGTCGCTGCGCATGTTACTTGCGAGCCGACTCGAAGCCACAGGACAGCTTCAGGCGAGTCTTGGCGGATAATTCCTACTCTCCTTTCAAGCATCTGAAGCTTGAAGACG GGGATTCTTCATACTCACATCCATATGAGGCGGAGATTACGGCTCTGTTGGATTGTCCTCAGCTAGAATTCACATTTTATCCTGATGAGAAGATTCCGACGACTCGTGATACCTATACTTGGGTGGAAACTGAGCAACAATTGAATGAACTTGCTGATATATTGATTAAGGAGAGAGTTTTTGCCGTAGATACGGAACAGCACAGTTTAcgttcatttttaggttttacCGCCCTTATGCAG ATCTCCACACAAGACGAGGACTATTTGATTGACACAATAAAGCTGCATGATGCTATGGGAATTCTTCGTCCAGTTTTCAGTGAGACTAGTATTTGCAAG GTGTTTCATGGAGCTGATAATGACGTTCTCTGGCTGCAAAGGGACTTCCATATTTACGTTGTCAACCTATTCGATACTGCAAAG GCCTGCGACATTCTGTCAAAGCCACAGAGATCACTGGCATACTTACTTGAAACTTATTGTGGTATAACCACCAATAAATTGCTGCAG CGTGAAGACTGGAGACAACGTCCATTGCCACAAGATATGGTGCAATACGCCAGGACAGATGCATGCTATCTGCTATACGTTGCCCGCTGTTTGGTTGGAGAgctaaaacaaaaggagaatg AATCTTGTTTCGATGATGAATTGCATTTTGTCCTGGAGGCATGTCGACGTTCGAATATGATTTGCTTCCAACGATACATGAAAGATATTGAAGCTGCACCAGGAGAATCCGCCGCGTCATCAATAATTTCCCGACATTTAAATGGTCAAGGAGGCGAATCAGATGACTTCAAAGCCCAG GATATGGTGAGAAGACTGTGCTCTTGGAGGGAGTTAATG GCCCGTGTGCATGATGAAAGCTTAAGATTTGTATTGTCAGATCAAGCTATTGTTGCTCTTGCAAGCAAAGTTCCAACTACCACAACAGATATATTTGACACCATAAGGCAGGCTGATTTTAATACGGATTCCCTGAGTTCTTCCATGCCATCGCCATCTCCTGTTGTTTACAGTCACATGGATGGTTTCTGCGATCTATTACAGGAGAGGATAGACAACTGCAATGAAATCTCTCTGGTAGTTCTTCAAAAGTGCCTTGGTCAAGACGGAACTTGTCCATTATCTGTCTTTAATTATTCTGTTCTGGTTAATTTTACTATGAGATCAACTAACAAGGTAGTCTCCAGACAAAATGGTACTAAAAGCTTGAAACAAGTTTCTCGAAAGGCTTCTCGAGAGCTATTTGTGAAAAAGTTCTCTTGCAAATCTCCAGTGTACCATAATTGTAGGATCTACGCAAATGATGGACGCTTGCTTTGTTACTGCGATCGTAGAAAGCTTGAATG GTATCTTCACCGTGGCCTTGCGAAACTTGTTGAAGATGATCCTCCTGCTGTTATGCTGCTTTTTGAGCCTAAAGGCCGTCCAGAAGATGAAGATAATGAATTTTACATTcagaggaagaaaaatatttgtgttGGCTGCGGAGAAGGTAATCATTACTTGCGCTACCGGATTATTCCTTCGTGCTACAGAATGCACTTCCCTGAGCATTTGAAAAGTCATCGCTCTCATGATATAGTCCTGCTTTGCGTGGACTGTCATGAGGTTGCTCATGCTGCGGCTGAGAAGTACAAAGGGAAAATTGCAGAGGAATTTGGCATTCCACTTTTCGTTCGAAATATTGTTGACCTGAGAGATGATCATGTTGCATCAGAACCATGTGCAATGGGAATAAATTTTGAACAAGCTGGTATATCTCCTCTAGAATTACGAACAGCTGCAATGGCTCTAATACGCCATGGACAAAGAATGCCACAGAAGCGCCGTGAAGAATTGACTCAG ATTGTGATGAGGTTTTATGGAGGAAGAGATATATCTAATGCAGATCTGGAAAGAGCCTTGTTAGTTGGAATGAGTTCTCATGAGAGAAGACGGCTTGAAAAGAAGAGAGGGCTGTCTTTAAAACATTCCAATGGTGGCATTATTCCAGATAAAAGGCAGATTGGAAGTActaagaaaatgatgatttcaaGTACAGTTAATCGATCAAAAGTTGAAACAGTTGATGTTTCATTCTCTGAAGAAGAACAGCAGTATGTCAACGAAGAGATCACAGACCAAGTGGAGACAGAGCCAATCAATCCAGGGATGGAACCAGAAGCTCCTGCTCATGATAACAACAATGAAAACACAATTTGCTATACTTCACAGAATGgaaacctgcaaaatgaagGGTTAGACCTTGGTGATTCGAGAAATGATGAAACCCAGCCTACGCACAACCCCAAATTATCGCTATTAGGACATGGACCCCATGGGAAACAAGTTGTTGATCATATACTGAAGGAATATGGGGAGGATGGCATTGGTGTCTTTTGTCAAAGGTGGAGACAAGTATTTGTCGAAGCTATTAACCCTCGTTTCCTTCCTGCTGGATGGGATATAAAGCACAG TGGCCGGAGGGACTTCGGGGAATTTAGCGTGTACAATCCTATCAAGAAGGCATTGGCAGAAGCTGCCAAGAGTTGA
- the LOC115747617 gene encoding protein RRP6-like 3 isoform X2: MESNRKLKMAIAFASVAALSVFFSLHYRRRRKQRSRRCACYLRADSKPQDSFRRVLADNSYSPFKHLKLEDGDSSYSHPYEAEITALLDCPQLEFTFYPDEKIPTTRDTYTWVETEQQLNELADILIKERVFAVDTEQHSLRSFLGFTALMQISTQDEDYLIDTIKLHDAMGILRPVFSETSICKVFHGADNDVLWLQRDFHIYVVNLFDTAKACDILSKPQRSLAYLLETYCGITTNKLLQREDWRQRPLPQDMVQYARTDACYLLYVARCLVGELKQKENESCFDDELHFVLEACRRSNMICFQRYMKDIEAAPGESAASSIISRHLNGQGGESDDFKAQFQDMVRRLCSWRELMARVHDESLRFVLSDQAIVALASKVPTTTTDIFDTIRQADFNTDSLSSSMPSPSPVVYSHMDGFCDLLQERIDNCNEISLVVLQKCLGQDGTCPLSVFNYSVLVNFTMRSTNKVVSRQNGTKSLKQVSRKASRELFVKKFSCKSPVYHNCRIYANDGRLLCYCDRRKLEWYLHRGLAKLVEDDPPAVMLLFEPKGRPEDEDNEFYIQRKKNICVGCGEGNHYLRYRIIPSCYRMHFPEHLKSHRSHDIVLLCVDCHEVAHAAAEKYKGKIAEEFGIPLFVRNIVDLRDDHVASEPCAMGINFEQAGISPLELRTAAMALIRHGQRMPQKRREELMQIVMRFYGGRDISNADLERALLVGMSSHERRRLEKKRGLSLKHSNGGIIPDKRQIGSTKKMMISSTVNRSKVETVDVSFSEEEQQYVNEEITDQVETEPINPGMEPEAPAHDNNNENTICYTSQNGNLQNEGLDLGDSRNDETQPTHNPKLSLLGHGPHGKQVVDHILKEYGEDGIGVFCQRWRQVFVEAINPRFLPAGWDIKHSGRRDFGEFSVYNPIKKALAEAAKS, translated from the exons ATGGAAAGCAATCGGAAATTGAAAATGGCGATTGCCTTCGCTTCCGTTGCGGCGCTCTCGGTGTTCTTCTCCCTGCATTACCGAAGACGGAGGAAGCAGAGGAGCCGTCGCTGCGCATGTTACTTGCGAGCCGACTCGAAGCCACAGGACAGCTTCAGGCGAGTCTTGGCGGATAATTCCTACTCTCCTTTCAAGCATCTGAAGCTTGAAGACG GGGATTCTTCATACTCACATCCATATGAGGCGGAGATTACGGCTCTGTTGGATTGTCCTCAGCTAGAATTCACATTTTATCCTGATGAGAAGATTCCGACGACTCGTGATACCTATACTTGGGTGGAAACTGAGCAACAATTGAATGAACTTGCTGATATATTGATTAAGGAGAGAGTTTTTGCCGTAGATACGGAACAGCACAGTTTAcgttcatttttaggttttacCGCCCTTATGCAG ATCTCCACACAAGACGAGGACTATTTGATTGACACAATAAAGCTGCATGATGCTATGGGAATTCTTCGTCCAGTTTTCAGTGAGACTAGTATTTGCAAG GTGTTTCATGGAGCTGATAATGACGTTCTCTGGCTGCAAAGGGACTTCCATATTTACGTTGTCAACCTATTCGATACTGCAAAG GCCTGCGACATTCTGTCAAAGCCACAGAGATCACTGGCATACTTACTTGAAACTTATTGTGGTATAACCACCAATAAATTGCTGCAG CGTGAAGACTGGAGACAACGTCCATTGCCACAAGATATGGTGCAATACGCCAGGACAGATGCATGCTATCTGCTATACGTTGCCCGCTGTTTGGTTGGAGAgctaaaacaaaaggagaatg AATCTTGTTTCGATGATGAATTGCATTTTGTCCTGGAGGCATGTCGACGTTCGAATATGATTTGCTTCCAACGATACATGAAAGATATTGAAGCTGCACCAGGAGAATCCGCCGCGTCATCAATAATTTCCCGACATTTAAATGGTCAAGGAGGCGAATCAGATGACTTCAAAGCCCAG TTTCAGGATATGGTGAGAAGACTGTGCTCTTGGAGGGAGTTAATG GCCCGTGTGCATGATGAAAGCTTAAGATTTGTATTGTCAGATCAAGCTATTGTTGCTCTTGCAAGCAAAGTTCCAACTACCACAACAGATATATTTGACACCATAAGGCAGGCTGATTTTAATACGGATTCCCTGAGTTCTTCCATGCCATCGCCATCTCCTGTTGTTTACAGTCACATGGATGGTTTCTGCGATCTATTACAGGAGAGGATAGACAACTGCAATGAAATCTCTCTGGTAGTTCTTCAAAAGTGCCTTGGTCAAGACGGAACTTGTCCATTATCTGTCTTTAATTATTCTGTTCTGGTTAATTTTACTATGAGATCAACTAACAAGGTAGTCTCCAGACAAAATGGTACTAAAAGCTTGAAACAAGTTTCTCGAAAGGCTTCTCGAGAGCTATTTGTGAAAAAGTTCTCTTGCAAATCTCCAGTGTACCATAATTGTAGGATCTACGCAAATGATGGACGCTTGCTTTGTTACTGCGATCGTAGAAAGCTTGAATG GTATCTTCACCGTGGCCTTGCGAAACTTGTTGAAGATGATCCTCCTGCTGTTATGCTGCTTTTTGAGCCTAAAGGCCGTCCAGAAGATGAAGATAATGAATTTTACATTcagaggaagaaaaatatttgtgttGGCTGCGGAGAAGGTAATCATTACTTGCGCTACCGGATTATTCCTTCGTGCTACAGAATGCACTTCCCTGAGCATTTGAAAAGTCATCGCTCTCATGATATAGTCCTGCTTTGCGTGGACTGTCATGAGGTTGCTCATGCTGCGGCTGAGAAGTACAAAGGGAAAATTGCAGAGGAATTTGGCATTCCACTTTTCGTTCGAAATATTGTTGACCTGAGAGATGATCATGTTGCATCAGAACCATGTGCAATGGGAATAAATTTTGAACAAGCTGGTATATCTCCTCTAGAATTACGAACAGCTGCAATGGCTCTAATACGCCATGGACAAAGAATGCCACAGAAGCGCCGTGAAGAATTGA TGCAGATTGTGATGAGGTTTTATGGAGGAAGAGATATATCTAATGCAGATCTGGAAAGAGCCTTGTTAGTTGGAATGAGTTCTCATGAGAGAAGACGGCTTGAAAAGAAGAGAGGGCTGTCTTTAAAACATTCCAATGGTGGCATTATTCCAGATAAAAGGCAGATTGGAAGTActaagaaaatgatgatttcaaGTACAGTTAATCGATCAAAAGTTGAAACAGTTGATGTTTCATTCTCTGAAGAAGAACAGCAGTATGTCAACGAAGAGATCACAGACCAAGTGGAGACAGAGCCAATCAATCCAGGGATGGAACCAGAAGCTCCTGCTCATGATAACAACAATGAAAACACAATTTGCTATACTTCACAGAATGgaaacctgcaaaatgaagGGTTAGACCTTGGTGATTCGAGAAATGATGAAACCCAGCCTACGCACAACCCCAAATTATCGCTATTAGGACATGGACCCCATGGGAAACAAGTTGTTGATCATATACTGAAGGAATATGGGGAGGATGGCATTGGTGTCTTTTGTCAAAGGTGGAGACAAGTATTTGTCGAAGCTATTAACCCTCGTTTCCTTCCTGCTGGATGGGATATAAAGCACAG TGGCCGGAGGGACTTCGGGGAATTTAGCGTGTACAATCCTATCAAGAAGGCATTGGCAGAAGCTGCCAAGAGTTGA
- the LOC115747617 gene encoding protein RRP6-like 3 isoform X1, which produces MESNRKLKMAIAFASVAALSVFFSLHYRRRRKQRSRRCACYLRADSKPQDSFRRVLADNSYSPFKHLKLEDGDSSYSHPYEAEITALLDCPQLEFTFYPDEKIPTTRDTYTWVETEQQLNELADILIKERVFAVDTEQHSLRSFLGFTALMQISTQDEDYLIDTIKLHDAMGILRPVFSETSICKVFHGADNDVLWLQRDFHIYVVNLFDTAKACDILSKPQRSLAYLLETYCGITTNKLLQREDWRQRPLPQDMVQYARTDACYLLYVARCLVGELKQKENESCFDDELHFVLEACRRSNMICFQRYMKDIEAAPGESAASSIISRHLNGQGGESDDFKAQFQDMVRRLCSWRELMARVHDESLRFVLSDQAIVALASKVPTTTTDIFDTIRQADFNTDSLSSSMPSPSPVVYSHMDGFCDLLQERIDNCNEISLVVLQKCLGQDGTCPLSVFNYSVLVNFTMRSTNKVVSRQNGTKSLKQVSRKASRELFVKKFSCKSPVYHNCRIYANDGRLLCYCDRRKLEWYLHRGLAKLVEDDPPAVMLLFEPKGRPEDEDNEFYIQRKKNICVGCGEGNHYLRYRIIPSCYRMHFPEHLKSHRSHDIVLLCVDCHEVAHAAAEKYKGKIAEEFGIPLFVRNIVDLRDDHVASEPCAMGINFEQAGISPLELRTAAMALIRHGQRMPQKRREELTQIVMRFYGGRDISNADLERALLVGMSSHERRRLEKKRGLSLKHSNGGIIPDKRQIGSTKKMMISSTVNRSKVETVDVSFSEEEQQYVNEEITDQVETEPINPGMEPEAPAHDNNNENTICYTSQNGNLQNEGLDLGDSRNDETQPTHNPKLSLLGHGPHGKQVVDHILKEYGEDGIGVFCQRWRQVFVEAINPRFLPAGWDIKHSGRRDFGEFSVYNPIKKALAEAAKS; this is translated from the exons ATGGAAAGCAATCGGAAATTGAAAATGGCGATTGCCTTCGCTTCCGTTGCGGCGCTCTCGGTGTTCTTCTCCCTGCATTACCGAAGACGGAGGAAGCAGAGGAGCCGTCGCTGCGCATGTTACTTGCGAGCCGACTCGAAGCCACAGGACAGCTTCAGGCGAGTCTTGGCGGATAATTCCTACTCTCCTTTCAAGCATCTGAAGCTTGAAGACG GGGATTCTTCATACTCACATCCATATGAGGCGGAGATTACGGCTCTGTTGGATTGTCCTCAGCTAGAATTCACATTTTATCCTGATGAGAAGATTCCGACGACTCGTGATACCTATACTTGGGTGGAAACTGAGCAACAATTGAATGAACTTGCTGATATATTGATTAAGGAGAGAGTTTTTGCCGTAGATACGGAACAGCACAGTTTAcgttcatttttaggttttacCGCCCTTATGCAG ATCTCCACACAAGACGAGGACTATTTGATTGACACAATAAAGCTGCATGATGCTATGGGAATTCTTCGTCCAGTTTTCAGTGAGACTAGTATTTGCAAG GTGTTTCATGGAGCTGATAATGACGTTCTCTGGCTGCAAAGGGACTTCCATATTTACGTTGTCAACCTATTCGATACTGCAAAG GCCTGCGACATTCTGTCAAAGCCACAGAGATCACTGGCATACTTACTTGAAACTTATTGTGGTATAACCACCAATAAATTGCTGCAG CGTGAAGACTGGAGACAACGTCCATTGCCACAAGATATGGTGCAATACGCCAGGACAGATGCATGCTATCTGCTATACGTTGCCCGCTGTTTGGTTGGAGAgctaaaacaaaaggagaatg AATCTTGTTTCGATGATGAATTGCATTTTGTCCTGGAGGCATGTCGACGTTCGAATATGATTTGCTTCCAACGATACATGAAAGATATTGAAGCTGCACCAGGAGAATCCGCCGCGTCATCAATAATTTCCCGACATTTAAATGGTCAAGGAGGCGAATCAGATGACTTCAAAGCCCAG TTTCAGGATATGGTGAGAAGACTGTGCTCTTGGAGGGAGTTAATG GCCCGTGTGCATGATGAAAGCTTAAGATTTGTATTGTCAGATCAAGCTATTGTTGCTCTTGCAAGCAAAGTTCCAACTACCACAACAGATATATTTGACACCATAAGGCAGGCTGATTTTAATACGGATTCCCTGAGTTCTTCCATGCCATCGCCATCTCCTGTTGTTTACAGTCACATGGATGGTTTCTGCGATCTATTACAGGAGAGGATAGACAACTGCAATGAAATCTCTCTGGTAGTTCTTCAAAAGTGCCTTGGTCAAGACGGAACTTGTCCATTATCTGTCTTTAATTATTCTGTTCTGGTTAATTTTACTATGAGATCAACTAACAAGGTAGTCTCCAGACAAAATGGTACTAAAAGCTTGAAACAAGTTTCTCGAAAGGCTTCTCGAGAGCTATTTGTGAAAAAGTTCTCTTGCAAATCTCCAGTGTACCATAATTGTAGGATCTACGCAAATGATGGACGCTTGCTTTGTTACTGCGATCGTAGAAAGCTTGAATG GTATCTTCACCGTGGCCTTGCGAAACTTGTTGAAGATGATCCTCCTGCTGTTATGCTGCTTTTTGAGCCTAAAGGCCGTCCAGAAGATGAAGATAATGAATTTTACATTcagaggaagaaaaatatttgtgttGGCTGCGGAGAAGGTAATCATTACTTGCGCTACCGGATTATTCCTTCGTGCTACAGAATGCACTTCCCTGAGCATTTGAAAAGTCATCGCTCTCATGATATAGTCCTGCTTTGCGTGGACTGTCATGAGGTTGCTCATGCTGCGGCTGAGAAGTACAAAGGGAAAATTGCAGAGGAATTTGGCATTCCACTTTTCGTTCGAAATATTGTTGACCTGAGAGATGATCATGTTGCATCAGAACCATGTGCAATGGGAATAAATTTTGAACAAGCTGGTATATCTCCTCTAGAATTACGAACAGCTGCAATGGCTCTAATACGCCATGGACAAAGAATGCCACAGAAGCGCCGTGAAGAATTGACTCAG ATTGTGATGAGGTTTTATGGAGGAAGAGATATATCTAATGCAGATCTGGAAAGAGCCTTGTTAGTTGGAATGAGTTCTCATGAGAGAAGACGGCTTGAAAAGAAGAGAGGGCTGTCTTTAAAACATTCCAATGGTGGCATTATTCCAGATAAAAGGCAGATTGGAAGTActaagaaaatgatgatttcaaGTACAGTTAATCGATCAAAAGTTGAAACAGTTGATGTTTCATTCTCTGAAGAAGAACAGCAGTATGTCAACGAAGAGATCACAGACCAAGTGGAGACAGAGCCAATCAATCCAGGGATGGAACCAGAAGCTCCTGCTCATGATAACAACAATGAAAACACAATTTGCTATACTTCACAGAATGgaaacctgcaaaatgaagGGTTAGACCTTGGTGATTCGAGAAATGATGAAACCCAGCCTACGCACAACCCCAAATTATCGCTATTAGGACATGGACCCCATGGGAAACAAGTTGTTGATCATATACTGAAGGAATATGGGGAGGATGGCATTGGTGTCTTTTGTCAAAGGTGGAGACAAGTATTTGTCGAAGCTATTAACCCTCGTTTCCTTCCTGCTGGATGGGATATAAAGCACAG TGGCCGGAGGGACTTCGGGGAATTTAGCGTGTACAATCCTATCAAGAAGGCATTGGCAGAAGCTGCCAAGAGTTGA